CCGGGTTCTGGTGAGTATATATGGTCTGAGGGCCAGGAGAAAGCATTGATCCAAGCTCTAAAAACGTTTCCAAAGGACACCAACCAACGGTGGGAACGTGTCGCTGCTGCAGTTCCTGGGAAAAGTGTTGATCTCTGTAAGAAAAAGGTTGCGTTACTGAAAGAGAACTTCAGGAACAGGAAGAGTGCAGTTTAAACTTTTGATTTTATTTCGTGCCGGTATCAATGTCATATCTGAGTGGAAATTTTTTGGGGTTATATCAAAGATTATGTGACGAGAAATAGAAGCAAGATTTGTTGTCAGTGTAAGTCATACTGTAATACCATCAACCATAACAACCCTTTTGAAGACCACACAGCTCGAAATGCATTAGATCTTCTGTTGTTTTCACGATATATATTACATTGGAGTGTTACCTCCACTGTTGATCCAAAATTTTGTGTCTATTTTTGATTGGTTTTTATGAGatattattttgagtgtttttCCCTTGATTTGAAAATCAAATTCGATTTAATTTCTCGATATTCAATATTCTAAAAATTGAGCTAAGCTAACATACATAGAAGTATAGCTATACATATAGATTTTATGCATGGCTAACTTTTATCATAATAACAACTTATGTGTTGTGTATACACATTAACTAAAAATctggtattttatttaagtatATGTATTCTTTAAATGTTTTTTAGTGGTACTAATTATTATTACTTTTTTAGTTACATTAGTAAATatagatatttaatttattttaaaatgataattttttacacacacacatatatatatatatatttgtatttatatgtatattatatatatagataaatatGAATGAATTAATGATCCTAAGATAAGGACAAATTAATTATCTTATTAATGAAAATAAGATAAATCTTTATATATGCATACAATTTCGATATTTTCAGTCCATCAATCATACATAATCTTGATATGCTTAATCAACTCTAATAAGTTTGTCATCTCACTAATTCTTAAAAGATAGAAATTATCAATGaacaacatatcaaaattgtcGACAAgtacatgtatattatatatatatatatatatattgtgtaaATATTTAATGGTTTTTATTTTTGCTGTCTCAACTACAAAGTTCCAGATAAAACTCATGCCACGAAATGGATACATGCTGCAGCTTTTTTCTTCCTCCTTATCCAATCCAAAACACTGCAACGGTTTCAAGTTTCAACCTTTTCTCTTCTGTTAATCACCAAGAAAATATTGATAAGACCCACAGATGCATTCTTCATCTCGGCTACTATGCCAAATCCACCAGCTTCCCCCGAAGCCACTTCAATTTCCTGCAACAACGCAAACTCCCCCCTATCCAATCCTCCGCCGGGACCTAACCTTTTCGTCGCTGCTGCTAATCATGATGGGACCTGTTACGCCGCAACCGCTGCGAGCGGAAACAGTGGTGATTACACCAGACAAGGTCATTGTTCCATGTGTGGACAAAAACCCAGAACCGGGAAAACAAGCATTTCTTGATGTATCCATAAATGGAGAACCTGTTGGCAGAATCGTGATTGGGCTGTATAGCGAGGCTGTCCCATCTGGGTCCTCCAGGTTTAGTGATCTTGTCTCCGGGGCAGGGGGTGTGAGTTACCGCAGAAAAGAGTTCGTAAAAATCATGCCTAACTACGTGCAAAATGGTGGGCTTCGATATTATGGTGGGGATGCGGAGATAGCCAGGAAAACTGGGAGTAAATTGTCGATGCTCGACCGTTTAGTGGACGAATTGGAGAAACAGGATGGGTCTTGTGTAGGGACCAAGAATGTGGCCAAGAGTGTGAGCCTTATTGTGAGGGATCCATTGAAACCGCCTCCCAAATTGAAGCTGGTTGCGAGAGAAGGGAAGCTGGAAATCGGTCAAGAAGATGTCGGAACGGATCCGAATGGGACGGAGTTCGTGATCGCGACGAAGGACTCGCCTGAATTGGATGCCTCGGCTTTGGTGGTGGGGAGAGTGATTGAAGGAATGGATGTTGTGGAGAGGATTGGCAGAGTTGAGACTGTTAAAGAGAATACAACTTCTCCTTACTTTAGGTACTCTTTCTTGCCTCCAAACTCTCCAAGCACTTTTGCCATATTTCTTTAAAAActattatatatacatatatatgtgtaactatgtatatatatgcgatatgttatgatttatttgAACTCAAGTTTCAACGATGTTGACAGTAAGTTAGTAGTTACACGAGCTAGGCTAGAATTCATGCCTCTAAATTTTGTATGAGCCTTTAGGTCATACACTAAAGAGAACTCAAATCCAAAAAAATGCTAGCTTTCTAAGTAGTGTGCATATCCTTTCAATCTTACAAACCACGCCACGATCTTTCGTCGAGCTGCTCTAGGATCGCGATCGCAGGCTCCTTGAGAATTTGATGTTTGTGATGGCTATAATGTTATTCACCTATTAGTATTTGAGTTATGTAACTTAATCCAATCTATGTCTCGACTCTGAACTTATTCAATTATCTTGTAAACTTGGTATGGGATCATCGCAACTGCGCTGCAATTTTTATGATTCCAAGTTCAACTGCTCAAGTTTTGTTAATGTGTCATAGATGTGCACTGCTGATATCTAcaagttcaaaatttttaacagAAAATCTATGCTGAGCAAAAGTTCAAGAATGTGTGTTATCTTGTATCAAATTCAAGCCTACTTGAAATATTTATCTCATCTTCTCTAATTCTTTGCTTAATGCGAAAAGGGTGGCAAAGCTGATAGGAGACAAAAGGGCTGTGGTAGCAGAAAGAGGCTTCAACAGACCTTACTCCAAAGTGGTGATCACAAATTGTGGACTCATCATGGACACTACctaattttcttttcttctttctttttcccTTCCCCAAATGTATTTATAATTTTAGACTATTTTTTGATAATGGCCGGTGTAGTTACTTAGCAGAGTTGTGTTATTTGAGACTTGGACATGCTGTGGATTGCTTATTTGAATAAGAAGCAAGATTCAAGtattcaagtaatttgggttAAGAATTTTTCCCACTGTCATTTAATATATAACTTGTTTTCCATACATTTTGCATAGAAAAAAGCCGCAAATAGCTCAAGGAATGTGTCAGGTTAGAATGTGTTAAACGAGGATACATATCTCCCAGTTTTTCTCTCCTTTAGGATTCTTACTTTTGTTCCAGTTTCCTCTTCGTTCCTTTTCCCCAATCCTTCCATCATATACACACAGAGAGACATTTTTAATCTTGGATCATCTTCTTGACATTAAACAGAATGGAAAATATAATGGATTTCTTCAAGAGAATGCCCGACACGATTCCAATGTACTGCTGTGCCTTCACCTGTAGCTCCTTCATGCTCTTACTTCACGTCATGTTTCTTTGCGGGCACCGAAGATTTCTTCAAGGGTGATCCTCTGACGCTGGAAGTGCGGAGATTGGCCTCAGTGGAAACATCactttcatattcatatcactCTCTCCCTTACTGCATACCAAAAAAAATTGTAGACCATCGTGTGGACATAGAGGAATATCATATCCGTGCTAGCATTGCCTTCTCTCCCTATGAATTCAAGATGGGAGAACCATAAATGTGCAATGTTGTTTGTCGCACTATCCTTGACGCCAAAGATGCAAAGGAATTGAAAGAGAGGATCGATGACAAATATCCGGTGAACATGATATTGGATAATCTCCCTCTAGTTATGCCATACAACAGATCTTATACGGATTCCTCAGTGTATCAACACGGTTCCCGGAAGGAGTGAAAGTGCAGTATGGTGGAAAACCGGAGCACAAATATTTTATCAACCACCACTTGACATTCACTATAAAGTATCAAAAGGATGGTGTGGCTAGAATTGTAGGATTTGAGGTCAAACCATTCAGTGTTAAGCATGAATACGAGTGTAAGTATGATGCAATAAAGTTGAATAACTGCACTGTAACTGGCAACGATCCCGTCTAGAAGTTGAAGATGGGAAGGAAATTATTTTCACCTACTAT
This window of the Primulina tabacum isolate GXHZ01 chromosome 12, ASM2559414v2, whole genome shotgun sequence genome carries:
- the LOC142520579 gene encoding peptidyl-prolyl cis-trans isomerase CYP26-2, chloroplastic-like, encoding MHSSSRLLCQIHQLPPKPLQFPATTQTPPYPILRRDLTFSSLLLIMMGPVTPQPLRAETVVITPDKVIVPCVDKNPEPGKQAFLDVSINGEPVGRIVIGLYSEAVPSGSSRFSDLVSGAGGVSYRRKEFVKIMPNYVQNGGLRYYGGDAEIARKTGSKLSMLDRLVDELEKQDGSCVGTKNVAKSVSLIVRDPLKPPPKLKLVAREGKLEIGQEDVGTDPNGTEFVIATKDSPELDASALVVGRVIEGMDVVERIGRVETVKENTTSPYFRVAKLIGDKRAVVAERGFNRPYSKVVITNCGLIMDTT